The following is a genomic window from Actinomadura sp. WMMB 499.
CGCAGCCCATGGTGATGACCACGTCGGACGCCCGCACCGCGTCGACCGTGAGGATCTTGGGCGACTCGGCGGAGACGTCGATGCCCTCCTCCGCCATCGCCTGCACGACCGCCGAGTTCACCCGGTCGGCCGGCTCGGACCCGGCCGACCGCACCTCGACGGCGTCCCCGGCCAGGTGGGCGAGGTAGGCGGCCGCCATCTGCGAGCGTCCGGCGTTGTGGACGCACACGAACAGCACGCTGGGCTTGCCGGACGTCTCGGAGGCGTCGGTCTCGGTGGTCGCGGGGCTCTCGGTCATGGGTTCTCCTCGTGCCGGATGGTGGTGAGCAGGTCGGTGACGAGCAGGTCGAGCTCGTCGCGGATGCGGCGGACCTCGGTCAGGGGTCGTCCGGCGGGGTCGGGGACCGTCCAGTCGAGGTAGCCGATGCCGGGCAGCACCGGGCACGCGCCGCCGCAGCCGAGGGTGATCACCAGGTCGGCCGCCGCGACCAGTTCGTCGGTCAGCGGTTTGGGGAACTCCGGGGACAGATCGACCCCGAGCTCCTGCATCGCCTCGACGATGACGAGTTCGAGTTCGGCGGCGGGCGCGGTCCCCGCGCTGCGGGCGTGCAGCCGCCCGGCACCGCGGACCGCGGCCAGCGCGGCGGCCATCTGCGAGCGGCCCGCGTTCCCGGAACAGACGAACAGCACCTCCGGCACCGGTTTGCCGCGGCGCCCCTCGGCCTGGGCGAGCGCGGTCAGCCGCTCGGCGGCGAACCGTTCGGCGAGCACGACCAGATGGGCGTCGACGCGCGAGGTCGCCCGCAGCCGCTCGTGGGAATCGGCGACCAGCCGTCCGATCGTCTCGGCGGAGGCGAGCCCGTGGAACCGGGCCGCAAGGCGCGCCGCGATCCGCTCGAACACCGCCCGCTCACCGGTCCCGTTCACGCCGGTCTCCCGGGAGCGGCCGTGTCCACGGCCGCGGCGAGCCGCCCGACGCGGTGCCGGATGAGCGCCAGCGCCTCCTCGAATGCCGCGCCGGTGTCTGCGGGCACCGGATCGGGAACCGACCAGTGCAGGCGCTCCGCCCTCGTTCCGGCGGAACGCCGGTCCAGGTGCTCGTGGGCGTTGTCGCACACGGCGACGACGAGGTCGCCGGGCTCCAGGACGTCCCGGACGTGCGCGGTGCCCCCGGTCACCAGGTGGAGCCCGTGAGCCCGCGCGGTGGTGACCGTCCGTGGATGGACGTGCGGGCTCGGCCGGGTCCCCGCCGAGGCCGCGGGCACCGGGCTGCGCTGTGTCCACAGCGCGGCTGCGAGCTGGGACCGCGCCGAGTTGTGCGTGCACACGAACACCACGCGGGAGGGCCGGGGCAGGCCCTGGACGGCCGCGGGCACCAGGCCGTCCAGCGTCTCGGGGATCAGACGGACGTAGCTGCGTCGACGATCGGCCTCCGAGCGGCCCCGGACGACCAGACCCGCCCGCTCCAGCACCCCGAGGTGATGCGCCAGCAGGTTGGAGGGCAGGTCGAGCCGCGCGCCGAGCTCCTTCGGCGAGACGTCCTGCAGCGCCAGGGCGTCCACCATCGCCAGCCGGACCGGTTCGGCGAGTGCGGCGTGCACGGCCGCCCGCCGCACCAGGCTTGATTGCTCAGCATGCATTGAGTCAATGTAAATTGAGGCAATCCTGTCGGTCAAGCAGCGGGGCATCCGGGCACAGCAGCTATCATCAGCTCGTGCTGATATCAACGGATGCTGATGTGGTGCGGGCTCTGGCCGACCCGTTGCGCGCCCGGATAGTGGAACTGCTGGCGGACGAGGCGCTGTGCGTCTGCCACCTGGTCGAGGAGACCGGCGCCCGGCAGACCAACATCTCCAACCATCTGCGCGTCCTGCGCGACACCGGACTGGTGGAGACCGAGCCCTGCGGCCGGTTCACCTACTACCGGCTCCGGCCCGAACCGCTGCGGGCCGCGTCCGCCCGGCTCGCCGACCTGGCCGGCGCCGCCGAGGCCGCCCGCGCCCAGACCCGGAAGAGGCCCTGCCCGTGACGAGCGCTCCCACCACCGACGCACCCGAAGCCGGGCTGGTCGGCAGGCTGTCCACCCTCGACCGCTTCCTCCCGGTGTGGATCATCGCCGCGATGGCCGCCGGGCTCCTCCTCGGACGCACCGTCCCGGGCATGGACGACGCGTTGTCGGCGGTCGAGGTCGGCGGCATCTCCCTGCCCATCGCCCTCGGCCTACTGATCATGATGTACCCGGTGCTGGCCAAGGTCCGCTACGACCGCCTCGACACCGTCACCGGCGACCGCCGCCTGATGGCCGCGTCGATCGTCCTCAACTGGATCGTCGGCCCCGCGCTGATGTTCGCGCTCGCCTGGATCTTCCTGCCCGACCTGCCCGAGTACCGCACCGGCCTCATCATCGTCGGGCTCGCCCGCTGCATCGCGATGGTCATCATCTGGAACGACCTGGCCTGCGGCGACCGCGAGGCCGCGGCCGTCCTGGTCGCCCTCAACTCCCTCTTCCAGGTGATCGCCTTCGGCGCCCTCGGCTGGTTCTACCTCCAGATCCTCCCCGGGTGGCTCGGCCTCGCCCAGGACGACCTGCACTTCTCCACCGGCAAGATCATCGTCAACGTGCTCGTCTTCCTCGGTGTCCCGCTGCTGGCCGGATACCTGACGCGCCGCTTCGGGGAGAAGACCAAGGGGCGCGACTGGTACGAGAACCGCTTCCTTCCGCGCATCGGCCCCGCCGCCCTGTACGGGCTGCTGTTCACCATCGTGATCCTGTTCGCCCTCCAGGGCGAGACGATCACCACCCAGCCGGTGGACGTGGCGCGCATCGCGCTGCCGCTGCTGGTGTACTTCGCGCTGATGTGGGGCGGCTCCTACGCCCTCGGACGCGGCATCGGCCTGCCCTACGACCGCACCGCCACCCTCGCCTTCACCGCCGCGGGCAACAACTTCGAGTTGGCCATCGCGGTCGCGATCGGCACGTTCGGCGTCACGTCCGGGCAGGCCCTGTCCGGCGTCGTCGGGCCCCTCATCGAGGTCCCGGTGCTGGTGGCGCTCGTGTACGTCTCCTTGTGGCTGCGCCGCCGCTCCCTCGCGGCGGCCGCGAAGCCATAGCGGTGACCGGCATGGCGGTCGGTCGCCACCGGCCGGTGACCGACCGCCACGCCCACCGATCACCACCACCGGGTGCGCGGCACGAACTGCCGGTGCCTCATGGCCACAGCGAACGAATCGGGGACACGATCGACCTTTCCGCGCCCGCACGCAGACCCGGTCGACGCCGTGGGGGACGGCGGCGGCCAGGCCGGACTGGCCGCCGCCTATTCCACGCCAAGGAAGATCGTCTTCCACGGTGCGCTCCCGGTCCGTTTCCCCAGGCCGCTCGCCGAACTCCTGGTCAGCCGGAGGTAGGGAAGAAGAGCGCGTCGGTGAATCTGTGGACCTCGGCGGCCAGATCAGGGAGCGGGCCGGTGACGTGCTGGACGACGAGTTCCGCCATGCCGCCGAGGTAGGCCATGATGAGCATGTCGTCCGGCGCGCGGCCGAGCACTGCCGCCACGAGCGCGGCGAGTTTGCGGAGCGCCTGGTTGCGGCGGGCGAGGATCGACGGCCCGCCGCCCATGGCGTCGATCGCGAGCATCCTGGTCAGATGCGGCTCCGCGTCCAGCAGGCCGAGCGCCGCCGTCAGGGTCTTGTGCAGTCGCTCGCGCGGATCCCCGGTGCCGACGTCCACCTGGTCGATGAGGTCGTCCAGGTCGTCGTAGACGGCGAGGAACGCGCTCTCCTTGTCATCGAACAGCTCGTAGAACGTCTTGGTCGAGACCTGGGCGCGGCGGATGATGTCACCGATCGTGACCTTTCCGTATCCCCTGTCCACCACGGCCTCCGCCGCGGCACGCAGGACGCGGGCGCGCTGGACCGATTTGACCTGGTCGCGGCCGAGGGCATGCCGATGCCGGGGAAGAGTGAAGTAAGTAGGCACTTGCGTCACCATGCCCATCAGTCTATCTTGAGAAAAGAAACATTTTCTCTAAGGAGTTGATGTCATGATCTCGGGTCTCTTCGACGACGCTTCGGCCATCCGGAAAGTGACCGCCGAGCCGCATACACTCCTCGGCGGCACAGCCGCGCTTCTGCTGCAACTCGCCCACCCGAGCGTCGCGGCGGGTGTCTCCGAGCACAGTGAGTTCAAGCAGAACCCGCTGCTCCGGCTCTTCTCGACACTCGACTATCTGGGCATGGTCATCTTCGGCACCAAGGAGGAGGCGCACCGGATCGCCTGGCACGCGATGCGTGCCCACGATCGAGTGAAGGGCCCGGGGTACTCGGCACATGACGCCGACCTGCTGACCTGGGTCTTCGCCACGCTTTCGGAAGGCTCCCGCGACCTTCAGGAGCGGCTGCACGGCCCCCTGGA
Proteins encoded in this region:
- a CDS encoding arsenate reductase ArsC — its product is MTESPATTETDASETSGKPSVLFVCVHNAGRSQMAAAYLAHLAGDAVEVRSAGSEPADRVNSAVVQAMAEEGIDVSAESPKILTVDAVRASDVVITMGCGDTCPVFPGKRYLDWKLDDPAGRGVDAVRPIRDEIRTRIEALIGELTGP
- a CDS encoding three-helix bundle dimerization domain-containing protein is translated as MNGTGERAVFERIAARLAARFHGLASAETIGRLVADSHERLRATSRVDAHLVVLAERFAAERLTALAQAEGRRGKPVPEVLFVCSGNAGRSQMAAALAAVRGAGRLHARSAGTAPAAELELVIVEAMQELGVDLSPEFPKPLTDELVAAADLVITLGCGGACPVLPGIGYLDWTVPDPAGRPLTEVRRIRDELDLLVTDLLTTIRHEENP
- a CDS encoding helix-turn-helix domain-containing protein, encoding MHAEQSSLVRRAAVHAALAEPVRLAMVDALALQDVSPKELGARLDLPSNLLAHHLGVLERAGLVVRGRSEADRRRSYVRLIPETLDGLVPAAVQGLPRPSRVVFVCTHNSARSQLAAALWTQRSPVPAASAGTRPSPHVHPRTVTTARAHGLHLVTGGTAHVRDVLEPGDLVVAVCDNAHEHLDRRSAGTRAERLHWSVPDPVPADTGAAFEEALALIRHRVGRLAAAVDTAAPGRPA
- a CDS encoding helix-turn-helix transcriptional regulator, giving the protein MLISTDADVVRALADPLRARIVELLADEALCVCHLVEETGARQTNISNHLRVLRDTGLVETEPCGRFTYYRLRPEPLRAASARLADLAGAAEAARAQTRKRPCP
- the arsB gene encoding ACR3 family arsenite efflux transporter; the encoded protein is MAAGLLLGRTVPGMDDALSAVEVGGISLPIALGLLIMMYPVLAKVRYDRLDTVTGDRRLMAASIVLNWIVGPALMFALAWIFLPDLPEYRTGLIIVGLARCIAMVIIWNDLACGDREAAAVLVALNSLFQVIAFGALGWFYLQILPGWLGLAQDDLHFSTGKIIVNVLVFLGVPLLAGYLTRRFGEKTKGRDWYENRFLPRIGPAALYGLLFTIVILFALQGETITTQPVDVARIALPLLVYFALMWGGSYALGRGIGLPYDRTATLAFTAAGNNFELAIAVAIGTFGVTSGQALSGVVGPLIEVPVLVALVYVSLWLRRRSLAAAAKP
- a CDS encoding TetR/AcrR family transcriptional regulator, whose product is MVTQVPTYFTLPRHRHALGRDQVKSVQRARVLRAAAEAVVDRGYGKVTIGDIIRRAQVSTKTFYELFDDKESAFLAVYDDLDDLIDQVDVGTGDPRERLHKTLTAALGLLDAEPHLTRMLAIDAMGGGPSILARRNQALRKLAALVAAVLGRAPDDMLIMAYLGGMAELVVQHVTGPLPDLAAEVHRFTDALFFPTSG